From the Halorhabdus utahensis DSM 12940 genome, one window contains:
- a CDS encoding chorismate mutase, with product MANNDTDRRYPDEMSLDELREEIESIDRELVELIARRTYVADTIAAVKADRDLPTTDERQEQRVMDRAGANAEQFDVDANLVKAIFRLLIELNKVEQRENR from the coding sequence ATGGCTAACAACGACACAGACCGACGGTACCCGGACGAGATGAGTCTCGACGAGCTCCGTGAGGAGATCGAATCGATCGATCGGGAGCTCGTGGAATTGATCGCGCGACGGACCTACGTGGCCGACACGATCGCTGCGGTCAAGGCGGATCGTGACCTGCCGACGACCGACGAGCGCCAGGAACAGCGCGTGATGGACCGAGCGGGAGCGAACGCGGAACAGTTCGACGTCGACGCCAACCTGGTGAAGGCCATCTTCCGACTGTTGATCGAGTTGAACAAGGTCGAACAGCGAGAAAACAGATAG